Sequence from the Penaeus chinensis breed Huanghai No. 1 chromosome 5, ASM1920278v2, whole genome shotgun sequence genome:
tacttatatcttcttttccttattttcagattatctgtttacatttttttggtgatataaggaatatatatatatacatatatatatatatatatatatatatatatatatatatatatatgtatatatagatagatatgtatgtatatacatatatatatatatttatatatatatatatatataagtacattaaaGTATATaaacgtgtaaatgtgtgtgtgggtagacaTACTGACAATAAAATACAGTTTtcatttcttctatattttccgTCTGTTGATTTATGCACTGGTACCCAAGAATTTGTCTGACAACACAATTATCTGTTTGGAACTGTCTCCTTAGACCAACTTGTTCGGCGTGCAGGAATGTGTAGCATGACAGGGAATAGGAAGTTGTCTAagttcatctaaaaaaaaatatgcctgTATATTATACTGATTTTGTATTAAATGCAGCAACAAAATTAAATTTACTCTCTGATAGAATGAAAGCTACACACAAttgataaattttatttatactgGGGATCagttttatgcatatgtatatgtacatgtgcacatgtacacacacacacacacacacacgcacgaacgcacatgtacatatacgtacatatacttatgtatatgtatgtataaatatgtgtgtatatatattaatatatacatttatatgtatgtataaatatatatatatacgtatacttatacatgtgtgtgtgtgtgtgtacaaatatatgtatatgtatatatgtaaatgtatatatgtacagcctaaaaaaaaagaaggaaggagaaagggagaataaatgaataaaatacttttttttttttctatggttaATATGTTGTCTTGTATACTGCAATCCCTATCAGAGAACAGTAATACACTTCATTTAGTTTAAACACTCGGCTAGACATTGTTGATGTTAATAGTGTACATATGTCCACATCTAAGCAAAGTTATAGCCGTGCTATTTTATTAACTGTTGTGAGAAATGTCATTATAAAAAGTGAACTGTGAGTATTAACATTCGTTTAGTCCTTAGTATGTTAGTGTCATCATACAAATTCAAATCAATCTGTCACCGTTACTTACTTTAAGGTAAATGTCCATCATAACTACGAAAAGTGTCTTAATTTCCGTATAAATTTCCGACGATTCTTATGTTAAATCCCGTAAATTTGCAGGACATTTACCTAATTTACAAGATGATATCCCAGATACTCGtatattccactttttttttttttttttttttttttgtcacttcactttctttattcgacctttcagggttttttttttccctaactcAACTATAAAGTTCTCAAACTAAAGAAAGTGACATGAACGAAAAATGTTCGGGTCCCGTGTCTCACTCACGGAACAAAGTAGATTagaaaatgtttttgtttcttaGAAGGTTTAAACAGGAAGCTGTGATATTTTcaacacgattttttttcttggttcaaACTTGTGTCTGAAAGATTCGTAGTTCGCTCTTTATCAAAACTGTGTGCTTGAAGAGAGCAGTCATTTGTTATATGAATATTTGCGTGAATTTGTTATGTTTATGCAaaaatacacagtatatatacatatacataattgtactcacacatatatgattatgtacatatatgtgtgtgtgaatacaagcatacctacatacatacagatggagaaagagagagatatacatgtctTTATGCTTGTATGGGTGTGAGTGCGAGTATGTTCATGATTGTGTATAAGCATATTTACATGCtcgagagtatatacatatatatctatatatgcatatttgtatgcatcATATATTACTTTCGAATAAATATATCACTGATACAAACATAGAAaagttatatgaatatttattattttaataaataattaaaataagcaTTTAGCTATATGGTCGGCCGGCCTCCACACGGTGGATGTCTATCAATACATAATAAATCGACGTAGCAATATTCAATCACTGGTAACCAACGGAGGGCCTCTTGGCGTTACGGGCGTCCTCCTcagcggcgaaggcgatctggtcgaggacgaactgagggattgggtgggggaactcgggggcCACTGGCAGATGGGCGCCCTGAGGCTGGAAGCCGTTCCCGTCAGCAACGTATTGGAGGTGGACGTCAGTGCCGTCAGGAGCAGTGTATCTGTGGTAAAGAAAAACGTTTAGTATTGTCAAACATTGAGAAGTACTGTATATACATCCTCAGTAGGTTCTCAGAAAAAATAAACAGGGTAAGGTCAACTCACGAGAAGGATCCGGCGCTGTTGATGGCTCCCTTCTCTCCGGGAGTGCCGTGCTCTGACACCACGATGCCGTTGGCAGTCTCCATGTCGAAGTTGTACCTTCCGTCGTCCTCGATCACACGGTCGTCCCTCAAGATGGCGATCTCCTCGCTGGAGCCGTAGCGAGGCGGGGGGGCGCCGTAGCCCTGGGGGACGGCGGCGGCCACGGCGGCCACAGCGGCGAGGATCAGCTGCAAAGGAGAACGTTTAGCCAGATATCTCAATAATTGTTAGGACTCATAAGATGCAACGATATTTAGAAAAGCAACCGCAAACATGACCAAATGAGATACAATCGAAGAGTGTTCTTCAAGTTCTGTATTTTTTATGTTCCGTAGAGTATGACAGTTTTGGAAAAATGGATTAAGATCGATTGAAGATAAGCCGATTTGATGGTATATCGAAATTTATTTTGAttatgtcatcgtcatcatcattataactaccattatcattattaccatcatcacattgtttttaataaattataattatttattattatcatcactgttgccattatcaatattgatttatataactgttatcatgaacattattattacaagaaCGAGAAGTAAAACAGTAGCGATACTTATTGTATTTCAGTAATTActtgaactttatatatataatctcgtaTAACTCGATCTATTTCGCACAAAGGAAATGTGAATGACAATGAATGACTTCGCAGCGCAAAAGaagtaattgtttgtttgttttatagatGATAAAATTGAAATGCGACAAAGATATTTTTTGTGCTataaagttattcattctcactcgtgttttttttttttttttttttcatttgtcacAGTAGATTCTTTTCATGATTTGATCTCATTCATAATCATTCCGGAAGAATGAATGATGTATATGTGAACTGAATACTCACAAACTTCATGATAGCTGATGTTGTAAGTGACTGTTGTCTCGTCCCTTCCCTCCAGCGTACTTATAGTCTGCATGGTGCAAGCATGCAGTTGCCAGTTGCTCTCTGCCTGTTTAACTCAACCGCATTTCCAACCAGTCGAAGACCTTGAAAAATCTCTCTAACCAAATATACTATGACGATATTGTCCaggattttatttacatatttattatattgtagCTACTTtactatatatgataattatgtgCCACCACGTGCAGTATGAATGGTACTTGTGATGAGACAACCTGTTTGCATAAAAAGTGACATAGATTCACACTTCTAAAATATgtacttgttttttctttatctgttaacCATTTTTAGGCTCGCAGCTTTAATTCACATGTGCTTCTCCTCTATTTCAACATCATATTgaatgatttgtttttatttacctggaagaaaaaagtaaaagaacgtTATCAACATCCTACAAACACATGGAATTACTAAtcaacacattctctctcattcctcataaacacacaaatgcactcacGCCTGATTATTCACTCGCCTACACATCCTACACAATGTCAATTATTCATACTAATGGATGTAAGCATGTTtctatattcataaattataatatgcatatatatatatatgtctatatatatatatatatatatatatatatatatatgtgtgtgtgtgtgtatgtatatgtatatattatatatttattcatttatgtgtgtgtgtgtgtgtgtgtgtgtgtgtgtgagagagagagattgtgtgtgtgtgctcgtacatacatatatatgtgtatatatatatatatatatatatatatatatatatatatgtatatgtatgcacgctgCATGTACTATGTaaatcatgcatacatatgtatatatatacaatatatatacatatatacataaatagtatatgcacacacacacacatatatatatatatgcatatatatacatatttatacataaacagtgtgtatatatacgtatatatgtatatgtatatataaacagtatgtatatagttatatatatatatatattgtgtgtgtatgtatatatatatatatatatatatatatagagagagagagagagagagagagagagagagagaaagggagatatgtatgtatgacttatatagtacatatagcatatatatacatatatgtgtacatatatacatatgtgtaaatgtatatatgtatgtatctttgtatgctatatgaactatataaatcatatacacatgtgcatatatatactatatatgctatatatatgtaaatatatatatatatatatatatatatatgtgtgtgtgtgtgtgtgtgtgtgtgtgtgaatatatatatatatatatatatatatatatatatatatatatatatatgtatatgcatatatatatatatatacacaatctcacgcacacacacacacacacacacacacagacagatgaatgtgtgagtgtgtgtgtgtgtgtgtgtgtgtgtgtgtgtgtgtgtgtgtacgtgcgtgcgtgcgtgcgtgtgtgtgtgcgtgcgtacgtgtgtgtatgtgtgtgtgtatgtatgtgtgtgtatgtaattaagtAATAGTGTTAAATTACAAAGAGAACATGAGTAGTTTTCTACATTTTCTTCATCGAGATTGTGATGGACATTCACTCAGAAAACTTCACCATTAGAGATGGAACATCTTACATCTTCTTGTTCAAGCTTTGCCAAATGTGGTAAAAGCACTCGTGTCAACTCGAATGAAACTTTCCGAAAAGCTGAGCATTTCACTGTCAAAGTCGTGGGAGGGCAACAGCTAATACATTAAAAGCAAAAATTTATCGCAAATTCAAGTGAGATTAGAttacaaaaaaatcataactcGTTTTCGAGTAGTTAAGACGtcgtctttattttttcctctaggAAATGGCGATTTTTTAAAAGTCTGATTATTTAACTGAATGGTAAATTAATTTTGTCAGAATAtactacaaaataaaaaaacgcacAAATAGATTTGAAAAAACACATTATTGGAGATAGAGACCTTCAAAGCCAAGGAAGGAACATCCCGTTGATTGAACATAAGATATTAGACACTTTCAAAATCAGTCTGTAAATCTGCAAATATCATTCAGTAACCCCTCTTCCTGCAGTCAACTCCATGTCAGACCTAAACATGTAGTAAATTACGAGGTTCAGTTGTGAAACGTGTCTTCAGAGGTGATTTTAGAGTCCCAGTCAACATGTTCCGTTCCAAATTTCATAATGTATGTAAACTGCGGATCTGTATCATGGTGAAAGGTGGTGTTCAAGATGAGTCATATGAAgattcgttttatttattcatatacttataaatataaataaacaatcaaacaaaacgcAGACTGTTTTGGTTTTCGGTAACATCAGACGACTTGCAACATTCGATAGAGTGGTTCAGCATCAAGCTTATTAAGGGGCGCCGTATCTGCTGGAGGGCTCACTGGGCCTGCGGGCGTCCTCCTgggcggcgaaggcgatctggtcgaggacgaactgagggattgggtgggggaacTCAGGAGCCACGGGCAGGTGAGCGCCCTGAGGCTGGAAGCCGTTGGCGTCGGCCACGAACTGCAGGCTGATGGGGGTGCCGTCGGGGGCGGTGTAGCTGTGGGAAAGGGATTAGGTTCTCATTGCTTGTCAGTGTGGTTCTAGCAtctgttttccctcttcttcacctttttataGTTATTGTGATAAATGAAGGATTATATAAGGATTATATATCAAGGACATGTGGCAAGCTGTGAAGAAGTATTACGAAGTGATGTCAGTAAGTGCCGATCCAACGGAAAATATTACTACAAAAGATTACTCACGAGAAGGATCCGGCGCTGTTGATGGCTCCCTTCTCTCCGGGAGTGCCGTGCTCTGACACCTCGATGCCGTTGGCAGTCTCCATGTCGAAGTTGTACCTTCCGTCGTCCTCGATCACGCGGTCGTCCCTCAAGATGGCGATCTCCTCGCTGGAGCCGTAGCGAGGTGGGGGGGCGCCGTAGCCCTGGGGGACGGCGGCGGCCACGGCGGCCAGAGCGGCGAGGATTACCTAGAAATTACAAAGATTTTTTCAgaactacatacacacaattacatatgtgcatgtgtattactGTGTTTGGATGTGTATGTTGGTAATATATTTtgagatgtatgtatgaatgtatacatatattgtatattgtgtgtgtgtgtgtatatgtatatgtattgtgtatatatatatatatatatatgtgtgtgtgtgtgtgtgtgtgtgtatatatgtatatatatatatatatatatatatatttatataaacacgtgtgtgtgtgaaagctttATTTTAAGTTTAGAATAAAATTTTGTTCGTTCGATTGCTGTGTACAACTATATACGAGTATAGAGAGTTGACATATTTGTAATATAATTTTCTTAGAGTgtgggtacgtgcgtgtgtgcgtgtgcgagcgtgtgtgagtgtatatgcgtccatgggtgtatgtatgtttccccgcctatgtgtgtatactatatgtgttattatatgtgtgtgtctctgtctctatttacatttctcaatatgtgtgtatgcgcatatatgttaCTCCATATTTACTGTACGTGTTACTGTGTATACGTCTgtttctacatgtgtgtgtatcagctTGATTACTTCCCTTTGCTTCCCTTTGGGGTATTCAGATACTTACAAACTTCATGGTGGCTGTGCTGTAAGATACTGCTGGTCAAGCCACTCAGTCCCTGCGTACTTATAGTCAACTGTGATGCAATTGCGCCCGACTGCCAGTTGCTTCTTCCAGGTTCAATATTCCATCCTGAATTCAGGAGCGAAAGATTTTGAAATCTCTGGATAATTTGATACATTTctgatatatttcttaatatcGTGCTTCTGTCGTTAGGATATCAGATAATATATTTGGcgggttttctctttgttttttgtgaatttgctttttttttccttctttttctgcatATTATTATTCTATGTATGGTGTTGGCTAATTGTTATCTAAACCTAGAATGTGCTCTCTTGATTTtatcaaaatattatcattatgtctttcAGCTCTGATAACTTTCTCTATAtgtttatgaaatgataatgtcCAGTCTTAagatacgttatatatatatatatatatatatatatatatatatatatatatatatatgtgtgtgtgtgtgtgtgtgtgtgtgtgtgtagatatatgtgtacatttctctgtgtgtatatatatatgtatctatatataacgtATCTTATGAATGTAAacgaataaatattcatatacatttatatatatatatatatatatatatatatatatatacatatgtatataaacatatatacatatatgtatgtgtatatatatacatatatattcatatatgcatacatatatatactatatatatgtatgtgtatatatatacaaatatattcatatatatgtatatatatatatagtgaatatatatatttatttatatatatatacatacgtatatatatgtatataatacatatatatatatatatatatatataatatacatatatatacttatgtatatatatatatatatatgtatctacatacatacatacatatatatatactatatatatatgtatatgaatatatatgaatatatatgtatatgtatatatatatatatatatatatatatatatgtgtgtgtgtgtgtgtgtatatactatatatatatgaatatatatatacatatatgtatatacatatatatgaatatgtatatatgcatgaatatgtatatctatatatgtatgtatatgcatatttgtatgtatatatgtatgtatatatatgtgtgtgtgtgtgtccgtatatatattttttcttttatctataacgtatatatacacacacacgcgcacacacacagacacacatacacacacacacacacgcacacacacacacactaacaaatatatatgtataaatatacatatatatatatacatacatacacgcgtgtatgtgtgtgtatgtgtgtgtgtgtgtgtgtgtgtgtgtgtgtgcatgtatatatgtatatatatatgtgtgtgtgtgtgtgtttgtatatatgtatatatatatgtgtgtgtgtgtatgtgtgtgtgtgtgtgtgtgtgtgtgtgtgtgtgtgtatgtgtgtgtgtttgttatatatatgtgtgtgagtgtgtgtgtgtgcatctgtgtgtgtgtgtacatatatacatatatatacatacataaatacatatatatatacatatatatatgtttgtgtgtgtgtgtgtgtgtatataaatgtatatatgtatatgtatatgtgtatatatgtatgtaaatatatacatatatgtgtgtgtgtgtgtgtgtgtgtgtgtgtgtgtatgtgtatgtatgtgtatatatatatgtgtgtgtgtgtgtgtgtgtgtttatatatgtatatatatagttatttatttatacacacacacacagacacaggcacacacacacacacacatatgtgtgtgtgtgtgtgtatatatatacacatatgtgtgtgtgtatgcatgtgtgtatgtgtgtgtgtgtgtgtgtgtgcgtatgtatatgtatatatatatatatatatatatatatatatatatatttatatatatatatgtgtgtgtgtgtgtgtgtgtgtgtgcatgtgtgtgtgtgtgtgtatgtgtaagttacttaaataaatgaattaatgaatatataaatatatttatacatatatatatatataaatatacttacacacacacacacacacacacacacacacatacacacacacacacacacacacacatacacacacacacacccacacacacacacacacatatatatatatatatatatatatatatatatatatatatatacatatatatatatatatatatatttatatatatatacagagagagagagagacaaagagagagagggagggagatacagagagagggagacaaacagacagatagatagatacacagattaaatgtgtgtgtgtgtgtgtgtgtgtatgtatgtatatatatatatatatatatatatatatatatatatatatatatgtgtgtgtgtgtgtatatatatacacacatatgtatgtgtgtgtgtgtttatacacacacacacacacgcacacacacatgtatatatatatatatatatatatatatatatatatatatatatatatatatgtatatatatatatatttatatatatgcgtgtgtgtgtgtgtgtgtgtgtgtgtgtgtgtgtatactgatagAGAGCTAGAttcttatatagatataagtatagatagacagatagctagaaagatagtgtgcgtccgtgtgtttgtgtgcgtttgtgtgtgtgtgtggatagaaatATAGTTggggagacagatagatcaatagatgcgTAAAGACATACTTggcatgtatatatcgatataattGATAGAGGAAGAATTTGTAAGAATTCGGAAAATATAGCAAGGTACACACTTCCTTAGTCATGCATTCATGGGTATGGTAAATCCCTCTAATATGCTGAAActacaatatataaaaaacaggACTTCGAAACTGCTTGAAGAgtaaatccaggaggatttcggaaCTATTCTTTCATCtttaataaatatagtttttgcaatgtgtttttttgctataaatgcatacatacatacatacacacatatatatcatatatatacatgtatttgcacacacacacatgtatatatatatgtgtgtgtgtgtgggtgtgtgtctgtgtgtgtgtgtgtgcatacatatatacatgcatatatatgtatatatacatgtatatatatacatatatatatatatgtgtgtgtgtgtgtgtgtgtgcgtgtgcatgtgtatatatatacatatatatacatatgtaatatatatatatatatatatatgtatatatatatgtgtgtgtgtgtgtgtatgtgagtatatgtaatatatatatttttttttatcaatatgtacacttatacatacatacatattcatttatctatttatttatctattcatatttatatgtatgtatatatcatatatatgaatgtgtatatatatcgtgtttatatacatagaaagatatctgtatatgtatatattccaatgtgtgtgtctgtgagtgtcttTGCGACCTgcgtgtcaacacacacacacacacacacacacacacacacacacacacacacacatatatatatatatatatatatatatatatatatatatatatatatatatatatatatatatatattatatacgtatattataaaaTCGATAAATAGACAAACTGGGATATAGGCCCTTACCATGGTTTAAAATCAGGATGGACCAACAGCTGCAAACGCAGGTATGTGGTACTTCATTTATTTaagtcataataaatatataaaaaaaatatcgaacaaaaacCGCGCGGTCGTTTCTACTCAGTAGAGGGAAATCTCGATCGTCGGCAACATCTCGCTGCGTCCGGCCCGTCATCTCTTAGGGGGCGCCGTATCTGCTGGAGGGCTCACTGGGCCTGCGGGCGTCCTCCTgagcggcgaaggcgatctggtcgaggacgaactgagggattgggtgggggaacTCAGGAGCCACGGGCAGGTGAGCGCCCTGAGGCTGGAAGCCGTTGGCGTCGGCCACGAACTGCAGGCTGATGGGGGTGCCGTCGGGGGCGGTGTAGCTGTGGGAAAGGGATTAGGTTCTCATTGCTTGTCAGTGTGGTTCTAGCAtctgttttccctcttcttcacctttttataGTTATTGTGATAAATGAAGGATTATATAAGGATTATATATCAAGGACATGTGGCAAGCTGTGAAGAAGTATTACGAAGTGATGTCAGTAAGTGCCGATCCAACGGAAAATATTACTACAAAAGATTACTCACGAGAAGGATCCGGCGCTGTTGATGGCTCCCTTCTCTCCGGGAGTGCCGTGCTCTGACACCACGATGCCGTTGGCAGTCTCCATGTCGAAGTTGTACCTTCCGTCGTCCTCGATCACGCGGTCGTCCCTCAAGATGGCGATCTCCTCGCTGGAGCCGTAGCGAGGTGGGGGGGCGCCGTAGCCCTGGGGGACGGCGGCGGCCACGGCGGCCAGAGCGGCGAGGATGATCTGAGAGAAGCCGTGTAAAATTTTAGTTGACAATGGAGTTGCTAGGATTGGGAGTAATGAAACATCAACATGATGATAGTTGAGCAACATAAAACAGATTCCGAAAGCAATTCAAGTATTTAATATATCGCTGATGATCAGatctatatatgtttttcttcttcatttgtacTGTCTTTAGAAGACTtatacccactcccctccccagccctccAATTTCAACCCAAAGGGATACCGGAGAGCCGCGTCAACCGGTTTTCCAAAATAACACCCGTCAGAGTCCGCGGCTACTTACGAACTTCATGATGGTTAACGCTAGAAGATACTGCGGCGCTGATCACTTGGTTCGGTGTTCTTATAGGTCGCCGCTTCCACGTACGCAGTTGCCAGCGGTCTTGGTCTCTTCGTCATTCAAGCATGCATTTATTCTCTGCTTTCTTTCGATCAGCGTTTGAGGAGCAGTCTACCTTTCTTTGACCTTTAACTTCACGTGAACGTATTAGAATATTCTCGGAGGTCATAGACTTATTTCACAAACATTGGTTTTCTTTTTAACAATATCGGACGAACAGCGACACACATCTGGAACGCGTCGTTTTTGTCGCATGCAAAGGCTGGCCCGCAGGCACCCGCTGGCACTGCCCGTTGAGCAACAAGGCACAAGAAATGCTATGTGGGAGTTTATGACCATTTATGAGTTAGTGATTTATTAAAAGCACGTCTGGCGGCTCTATTTGATATGTTTTCATATTATAATATAggtgattttacacacacacactcacatactcacacacacacacatatgtacatatgtatatatatacatatataaataaataaatatatatatttgtgtgtatatatatatgtatttatatatatagatttatatatatgtatatatatatatatatatgtgtgtgtgtgtgtgtgtgtgtgtgtgtgtgtgtgtgtgtgtgcacattttgtgtgtgtactcatttatttattcattcacttacatgtagtcatatgtgtgtgtgcttgcggcaataaataatgacaaagaacATGAAGCGAGCAACAAAATAGTCCCAAGAAGAGAAGgaatcaaaaataaaattatattttttttaaataaatctcTCGAGAAAATGGATCACTTTAAATGCCTTGGAAGGATGATATCGAGAATTTAAGAATGTTttcgggagagagaaatgagggttaACAGGGACGTttgatttataaatatgaaaaaaatagtgcAAACTTTAACAGGATAGATATTGTTGTGTGAGTCAGTTCGAAAGTTACGAAAAGGAATTTAGAAGAGAGGTAGAAGACGATTGTCTAATAAATATTTTAAGATAAAGGCAGAAATATTGGGTAAGAATATTCTGTCGGAGGGGCCAAGGGAAGAATATCAGAACAAAGACGTAATATTACGCCACCCGCCCTTCTTCACAGAGACGTAATATTACGCCACTTTTATCAGCTCAGAAGGATAGTACAGT
This genomic interval carries:
- the LOC125025407 gene encoding cuticle protein AMP1A-like isoform X3 codes for the protein MKFLILAAVAAVAAAVPQGYGAPPPRYGSSEEIAILRDDRVIEDDGRYNFDMETANGIVVSEHGTPGEKGAINSAGSFSYTAPDGTDVHLQYVADGNGFQPQGAHLPVAPEFPHPIPQFVLDQIAFAAEEDARNAKRPSVGYQ
- the LOC125025401 gene encoding cuticle protein CP14.6-like — protein: MKFIILAALAAVAAAVPQGYGAPPPRYGSSEEIAILRDDRVIEDDGRYNFDMETANGIVVSEHGTPGEKGAINSAGSFSYTAPDGTPISLQFVADANGFQPQGAHLPVAPEFPHPIPQFVLDQIAFAAQEDARRPSEPSSRYGAP
- the LOC125025407 gene encoding cuticle protein AMP1A-like isoform X1 — its product is MKFLILAAVAAVAAAVPQGYGAPPPRYGSSEEIAILRDDRVIEDDGRYNFDMETANGIVVSEHGTPGEKGAINSAGSFSYTAPDGTDVHLQYVADGNGFQPQGAHLPVAPEFPHPIPQFVLDQIAFAAEEDARNAKRPSVGYQ
- the LOC125025402 gene encoding cuticle protein CP14.6-like, whose translation is MKFVILAALAAVAAAVPQGYGAPPPRYGSSEEIAILRDDRVIEDDGRYNFDMETANGIEVSEHGTPGEKGAINSAGSFSYTAPDGTPISLQFVADANGFQPQGAHLPVAPEFPHPIPQFVLDQIAFAAQEDARRPSEPSSRYGAP
- the LOC125025407 gene encoding cuticle protein AMP1A-like isoform X2, which encodes MKFLILAAVAAVAAAVPQGYGAPPPRYGSSEEIAILRDDRVIEDDGRYNFDMETANGIVVSEHGTPGEKGAINSAGSFSYTAPDGTDVHLQYVADGNGFQPQGAHLPVAPEFPHPIPQFVLDQIAFAAEEDARNAKRPSVGYQ